From Streptomyces qinzhouensis, one genomic window encodes:
- a CDS encoding response regulator — translation MTIRVIIVDDQAMVRAGFAALLSAQADIDVVGEAPDGRAGVDVARSVHPDVVLMDVRMPEMDGLAAARAILNPPVGGTHVPKVLMLTTFDVDDYVYEALRAGASGFLLKDAPPADLISAVRVVAAGEALLAPSVTRRLIADFAAQRPAPRRDPSLRLKGLTPRETEVLELIARGLSNQEIASRLVVAEQTVKTHIGRVLAKLDLRDRAQAVIFAYESGLVRPGGV, via the coding sequence GTGACCATCCGGGTGATCATCGTCGACGACCAGGCCATGGTGCGGGCGGGTTTCGCGGCGCTGCTGTCCGCGCAGGCCGATATCGATGTCGTCGGGGAGGCCCCGGACGGCCGGGCGGGGGTGGACGTGGCCCGCTCCGTCCACCCCGATGTGGTCCTCATGGACGTCCGGATGCCGGAGATGGACGGTCTGGCGGCGGCCCGGGCGATCCTGAACCCGCCGGTGGGCGGGACGCATGTGCCGAAGGTACTGATGCTGACCACCTTCGACGTGGACGACTATGTGTACGAGGCGCTGCGCGCCGGGGCGTCGGGCTTCCTCCTCAAGGACGCGCCCCCGGCGGACCTGATCTCCGCGGTCCGGGTGGTCGCGGCGGGCGAGGCGCTGCTGGCGCCGTCGGTGACCCGCCGGCTGATCGCCGACTTCGCGGCCCAGCGGCCCGCGCCCCGCCGGGACCCCTCGCTCAGGCTGAAGGGGCTGACGCCGCGCGAGACGGAGGTGCTGGAGCTGATCGCGCGGGGACTGTCCAACCAGGAGATCGCGAGCCGGCTCGTCGTCGCCGAGCAGACGGTGAAGACCCATATCGGCCGGGTCCTGGCCAAACTGGACCTGCGGGACCGCGCCCAGGCGGTGATCTTCGCCTACGAGTCGGGGCTGGTCCGCCCGGGCGGCGTGTAG
- a CDS encoding tyrosine-type recombinase/integrase, producing MTYAYLVTVLHAAVADGILARNPCERVRLPQKRRTEVVPLSADVVRALIDAAPSWYRSLMLLAAASGPRQGEAFGLEVEHVDFLRREVHVRQQAITPETGEPYLGEPKTHESYRTVPLAKAAVDALAAHLERYPAVEAEIEDRTDPRKPRTRKARLLFLNEHRAPIRRDGWAHIWARMITNANRLLAVTHERAHAAWVRKGRPDGKQPKLLPVPAGTTMHDLRHFYASLLIKHRENVKTVQKRLGHAKPSITLDTYTHLWPDDEDTTRAAVEAVLGDMPPLCPAKLA from the coding sequence GTGACGTATGCCTACCTGGTCACCGTCCTGCACGCCGCGGTCGCCGACGGCATCCTCGCGAGGAACCCCTGCGAGCGGGTGCGGCTGCCCCAGAAGCGGCGTACCGAGGTCGTGCCGCTGTCCGCTGACGTCGTCCGCGCGCTCATAGACGCGGCGCCGTCCTGGTACCGCTCGCTCATGTTGCTCGCCGCGGCGTCCGGGCCGCGCCAAGGCGAGGCGTTCGGGCTGGAGGTGGAGCACGTCGACTTCCTGCGCCGCGAGGTCCATGTGAGACAGCAAGCGATCACCCCCGAGACGGGTGAGCCGTACCTCGGCGAGCCCAAGACGCATGAGAGCTACCGTACGGTGCCGCTCGCCAAGGCGGCCGTGGACGCGCTCGCCGCTCACCTTGAGCGCTATCCGGCGGTTGAGGCGGAGATCGAGGACCGTACGGACCCGCGTAAGCCGCGCACGAGAAAGGCCCGGTTGCTCTTCCTCAACGAGCACCGTGCGCCCATCCGCCGCGACGGATGGGCTCACATATGGGCGCGCATGATCACCAACGCGAACAGGCTGCTCGCCGTAACCCACGAGCGAGCACACGCCGCATGGGTGAGGAAGGGCCGCCCGGACGGGAAGCAGCCCAAGCTGCTCCCCGTGCCGGCCGGGACGACCATGCACGACCTGCGTCACTTCTACGCCTCGCTGCTGATCAAGCACCGGGAGAACGTCAAGACGGTGCAGAAGCGACTCGGCCACGCAAAGCCGTCGATCACGCTCGACACGTACACGCACCTGTGGCCGGACGACGAGGACACAACGCGGGCAGCCGTCGAGGCAGTCCTCGGCGATATGCCTCCGTTGTGCCCTGCCAAGCTCGCCTAG
- a CDS encoding NAD(P)-dependent oxidoreductase: MSTSSASSASRTPVTVVGLGLMGHALAAAFLANGHPTTVWNRSAAKADDLVADGATLADSVKSAVEASPLVVVCVSDYDAVYALLDPVGSSLAGRTLLNLTTSSSTQAREAARWAADFDSSYLDGAILALPQAIGTADATLLYSGSKAAFEVHQATLQVLSETGTVYLDEDHGLSALYDMSILGIMWGVLNGFLQGAALLGTANVKATTFAPLARTAINVTTDYVSAYAQQIDEGNYPATDATVAVHRGGMEHLLHESDALGVNTELPKLFLDLAERAAADGHANDSYAALINQFRKRAV; the protein is encoded by the coding sequence ATGTCCACCTCTTCCGCCTCTTCCGCCTCGCGAACGCCGGTCACCGTCGTCGGCCTGGGACTGATGGGCCACGCGCTGGCCGCGGCCTTCCTGGCGAACGGTCACCCGACCACCGTCTGGAACCGCTCGGCCGCCAAGGCCGACGATCTCGTCGCCGACGGCGCCACCCTGGCCGACTCGGTCAAGAGCGCGGTCGAGGCGAGCCCACTCGTCGTCGTCTGCGTCTCGGACTACGACGCCGTGTACGCGTTGCTGGACCCGGTCGGCTCCTCACTGGCCGGCCGTACCCTCCTCAACCTGACCACCTCCAGCTCCACCCAGGCACGCGAAGCCGCCCGGTGGGCGGCCGATTTCGACAGCAGCTACCTCGACGGGGCGATCCTCGCCCTTCCCCAGGCCATCGGCACCGCCGACGCCACGCTCCTGTACTCCGGCTCGAAGGCCGCCTTCGAGGTGCACCAAGCCACCCTGCAGGTACTCAGCGAGACCGGAACCGTCTACCTCGACGAGGACCACGGCCTGTCCGCCCTGTACGACATGTCCATCCTGGGCATCATGTGGGGTGTCCTGAACGGCTTTCTGCAGGGTGCCGCACTGCTGGGCACCGCGAACGTCAAGGCGACGACTTTCGCGCCCTTGGCCAGGACCGCGATCAATGTGACGACCGACTATGTCTCCGCGTACGCGCAGCAGATAGACGAGGGCAACTATCCGGCCACCGATGCCACTGTTGCCGTCCACCGGGGCGGGATGGAGCATCTGCTCCACGAGAGCGACGCGCTCGGCGTCAACACCGAACTGCCGAAGCTCTTCCTGGACCTGGCCGAGCGCGCGGCCGCCGACGGCCACGCCAACGACAGCTACGCGGCGCTGATCAACCAGTTCCGCAAGCGCGCCGTCTGA
- a CDS encoding sensor histidine kinase: protein MTPSSPQSPLWPTARAQARLVLRALRTPSHPATPLLGDSPRRWLRYLPYLVVTAAVAALLPVTVNVLTTAYGLQADAAWPLAVAQTAPLLMAPTRPLQAWWLVFTADVIGAASLTGADTLGSPWPWPPPVVIGYLILMAFLGLRESRPALIGVWLTTGIAGFAFELLRSELSDGVWMLLFILSGVVLVATGALRERGDAQRKLAAQESISEAERAQRTLLEERTRIARELHDVVAHHMSVITVQADSAPYRIPGLPEQAREEFGTIAASARESLTEMRRLLSVLRSADTGGELAPQPGITRVQQLVEATVRAGVPAELSLSVDPAQVPQAVDLSAYRIVQEALANVVRHAPGAVTRVSVVSDGTDLTVVVVNGPAESRAEPLEAAGTGHGLVGMRERVRLTGGTLDTGPLPDGGFRVAARLPLTAPGTAEETA, encoded by the coding sequence GTGACTCCCTCCTCCCCCCAGAGCCCGCTGTGGCCGACCGCCCGCGCGCAGGCACGGCTCGTCCTCAGGGCCCTGCGCACACCGTCCCACCCGGCCACCCCGCTGCTCGGCGATTCCCCCCGGCGCTGGCTGCGCTACCTGCCGTACCTCGTGGTCACGGCCGCGGTCGCCGCCCTGCTGCCGGTCACCGTGAACGTGCTGACCACGGCCTACGGGCTCCAGGCCGACGCGGCCTGGCCGCTGGCCGTCGCCCAGACGGCACCGCTGCTGATGGCACCGACCCGGCCGCTGCAGGCCTGGTGGCTGGTTTTCACCGCGGACGTGATCGGTGCGGCGTCCCTCACCGGAGCGGACACCCTGGGCAGCCCGTGGCCCTGGCCCCCGCCGGTGGTCATCGGCTATCTGATCCTGATGGCCTTCCTCGGCCTGCGGGAGTCCCGCCCGGCCCTGATCGGGGTCTGGCTGACGACCGGAATCGCCGGATTCGCCTTCGAGCTGCTGCGCTCGGAACTCAGCGACGGCGTCTGGATGCTGCTGTTCATCCTCTCCGGAGTGGTGCTCGTGGCCACCGGCGCACTGCGCGAACGCGGCGACGCCCAGCGGAAACTGGCCGCGCAGGAGAGCATCAGCGAGGCCGAGCGGGCGCAGCGCACCCTGCTGGAGGAGCGGACCCGGATCGCCCGGGAGCTGCACGATGTGGTCGCCCACCATATGTCCGTGATCACCGTGCAGGCCGACTCCGCGCCGTACCGGATCCCGGGGCTGCCGGAGCAGGCGCGCGAGGAGTTCGGGACGATCGCGGCGAGCGCCCGGGAGTCCCTGACCGAGATGCGGCGGCTGCTGTCGGTGCTGCGCAGCGCGGACACCGGGGGCGAGCTGGCGCCGCAGCCGGGGATCACCCGGGTACAGCAGCTGGTGGAGGCGACGGTACGGGCGGGGGTGCCCGCGGAGCTGTCGCTGAGCGTCGACCCGGCGCAGGTGCCGCAGGCGGTGGATCTGTCGGCGTACCGGATCGTGCAGGAGGCGCTGGCGAACGTGGTGCGGCACGCGCCGGGTGCGGTGACCCGGGTGTCGGTGGTGTCGGACGGGACGGATCTGACGGTCGTGGTCGTCAACGGGCCCGCCGAGTCCCGGGCGGAGCCGCTGGAAGCGGCGGGTACGGGCCATGGGCTGGTCGGCATGCGGGAGCGCGTACGGTTGACGGGCGGCACGCTGGACACCGGTCCGCTGCCGGACGGTGGCTTCCGGGTGGCCGCGCGTCTGCCGCTGACCGCGCCCGGGACGGCGGAGGAGACCGCGTGA
- a CDS encoding nuclear transport factor 2 family protein produces the protein MSTTDVILAYLDIWNERDAAARRELMKSVFTEDSLYTDPHNAGLRGHAELSEVIDRARQSFGDLEFTLGTVIGAHHDRALFTWKLGTATTGYDVVEFTGGRIRSVVGFFT, from the coding sequence GTGAGCACCACCGATGTGATCCTCGCCTACCTCGACATCTGGAACGAGCGGGACGCCGCCGCTCGCAGGGAACTGATGAAGTCCGTCTTCACCGAGGACTCCCTCTACACCGACCCCCACAACGCGGGCCTGCGCGGGCACGCCGAACTGTCCGAGGTGATCGACCGGGCCCGGCAGAGTTTCGGCGATCTGGAGTTCACCCTCGGCACCGTGATCGGCGCCCACCACGACCGCGCGCTGTTCACCTGGAAACTCGGCACCGCCACCACCGGCTACGACGTCGTCGAGTTCACCGGGGGCCGGATTCGCAGCGTCGTCGGGTTCTTCACCTGA
- a CDS encoding DUF4429 domain-containing protein — protein MGDVLAGIQATWEFASDSVHIRFERGHRTPRLLSALRERRIPHEALASVTLSPGKRGTVVLHARPRPGADPLMAAAAGQLKEECDPYRLVLPADREDAAVYYRDALHAVLPADAARPAGRYVVAAPGSPIAFKAYDGRASFDGRYVDFRWSRTGASSTKWKAGDQSFAVGELSGVEWRTPEGLDGYLRLLRRVPDPSPPAGAAKDPAAVVFGVRSGSVHESLPFAAAVLESVQRSGPAPGLALSTGRRDPADIAERIRHLGELRDAGLVTDEEFTSKKTELLAEL, from the coding sequence ATGGGTGATGTACTGGCCGGAATTCAAGCCACATGGGAGTTCGCGTCCGACTCCGTGCACATCCGCTTTGAACGGGGACACCGTACGCCGAGGCTGCTCTCGGCGCTGCGCGAACGCCGCATCCCCCACGAGGCGTTGGCATCGGTGACACTCTCCCCGGGCAAGCGGGGGACCGTCGTTCTGCACGCCAGACCCCGGCCCGGCGCGGATCCGCTGATGGCCGCGGCGGCGGGCCAGCTGAAGGAAGAGTGCGACCCCTACCGGCTGGTCCTGCCCGCCGACCGGGAGGACGCCGCCGTGTACTACCGCGACGCGCTCCATGCCGTCCTGCCCGCCGACGCGGCTCGGCCCGCCGGCCGGTACGTGGTGGCCGCGCCCGGCTCCCCCATCGCCTTCAAGGCGTACGACGGCCGGGCCTCCTTCGACGGCCGGTATGTGGACTTCCGCTGGTCGCGCACCGGCGCGTCGTCCACCAAGTGGAAAGCGGGCGACCAGAGTTTCGCGGTGGGCGAGCTGAGCGGGGTCGAGTGGCGCACGCCCGAGGGGCTCGACGGCTATCTCCGGCTGCTGCGCCGGGTCCCGGACCCCTCGCCGCCCGCCGGGGCGGCCAAGGATCCGGCGGCCGTGGTCTTCGGGGTGCGCAGCGGCTCGGTACACGAGTCGCTGCCGTTCGCCGCGGCGGTACTGGAGTCCGTCCAGCGCTCGGGCCCGGCGCCGGGCCTCGCACTGAGCACGGGCCGCCGGGATCCGGCGGATATCGCCGAGCGGATCCGGCATCTCGGGGAGCTGCGGGACGCGGGCCTGGTCACGGACGAGGAGTTCACCTCGAAGAAGACGGAGCTGCTGGCGGAGCTGTGA
- a CDS encoding alpha/beta hydrolase, which yields MRRSGRLRRRLLAVVLVAVSVAGTAGWVSGNAQQPVVGPPPGTAAWNADRVLGRALPDPASAEPREVAAFFEGLGPRARQGLVERHPLVVGNLDGAPVETRYAANARAVRGTVYERLARDGRRILAFDPRGRGQVAEVYGDLGRARHIAVIVPGSDIDANNFDRAGRGHRGPSGMAAALRGAAGGTTAVIVWTGYTTPVGVGADAATGRLAEAGAPRLARFTRGLTAAGAARPSLFCHSYGSVVCGLAADRADASDLVAFGSPGMRADSVRELRTSARVWAAKDPDDWISRVPNVRLFGLGHGEDPTSAAFGARRVPVEDARGHDGYFAPGTDSLRAFAAIARGEAR from the coding sequence ATGCGCCGGTCCGGAAGGCTCAGGAGGAGGCTGCTCGCCGTCGTGCTCGTCGCGGTCTCGGTCGCGGGGACGGCGGGGTGGGTGTCGGGGAACGCCCAGCAGCCGGTGGTCGGGCCGCCGCCGGGCACCGCCGCGTGGAACGCCGACCGGGTGCTGGGGCGGGCGCTGCCCGATCCGGCGAGCGCCGAACCCCGGGAGGTCGCCGCCTTCTTCGAGGGGCTCGGGCCGCGGGCGCGGCAGGGGCTGGTGGAGCGGCATCCGCTCGTCGTCGGCAATCTCGACGGCGCTCCGGTGGAGACCCGGTACGCGGCCAACGCCCGGGCCGTGCGCGGGACGGTGTACGAGCGGCTGGCCAGGGACGGGCGGCGGATCCTCGCCTTCGACCCGCGCGGACGCGGACAGGTCGCCGAGGTGTACGGGGACCTGGGGCGGGCCCGGCACATCGCCGTGATCGTGCCCGGGTCGGACATCGACGCGAACAACTTCGACCGGGCGGGCCGGGGACATCGCGGCCCCTCGGGCATGGCGGCGGCGCTGCGCGGGGCCGCGGGCGGCACCACGGCCGTGATCGTCTGGACCGGCTACACCACCCCCGTCGGCGTCGGAGCCGACGCGGCCACCGGCCGGCTCGCCGAGGCCGGGGCACCGCGGCTGGCCCGCTTCACCCGGGGACTGACCGCGGCCGGCGCCGCCCGCCCCAGCCTGTTCTGCCACAGCTACGGCTCCGTGGTCTGCGGTCTGGCCGCCGACCGGGCCGACGCCTCCGACCTGGTCGCCTTCGGCTCCCCCGGCATGCGCGCGGACTCCGTGCGGGAGCTGCGGACCAGCGCCCGGGTATGGGCCGCCAAGGACCCCGACGACTGGATCTCCCGGGTGCCCAACGTCCGTCTCTTCGGGCTCGGCCACGGCGAGGACCCCACCTCGGCCGCCTTCGGTGCCCGCCGGGTGCCGGTCGAGGACGCACGCGGCCACGACGGCTACTTCGCCCCCGGTACGGATTCCCTCCGCGCCTTCGCCGCCATCGCCCGGGGAGAGGCCCGATGA
- a CDS encoding MFS transporter has translation MRHAREGTLGYLRLLRQRPVLVLWLAQSLSVLGDRLYALAVMWVVYAATGSASLMGLVAVAESLPYIALGAVGRRIVSRFSSYQALAWVDGARAAVAVALPFLWSPDARGIALLLAGVLLLGALGALFDPNLGALVPDLVEPERVQQITGLLDLTGRIARIAGPASIGLLLLFVSEVQLFALNGATFAVSAVALRWLARRYATSAGEAAERPGGRARSSVPAGPVLREHPLVGLAIGLHGVALFCSAVTAIGMPALLATRYGAGAAVYGLVTAAVGVGALLGNPLASNRRSGGWLIVYCGAWALQGAATACMGLVLDLPALLLLALLTGIVTPATSVTLRAHLGTFAPAERLRLMSVDQTIIRAGGTAGMLVLPFLVDVSPRLAFGVGGGTVVLSALIALLVARRLRRERAQAVPSGQRGDAVVID, from the coding sequence ATGCGGCACGCCCGGGAGGGCACATTGGGGTACCTGCGGCTGCTGCGGCAGCGGCCCGTGCTGGTCCTGTGGCTGGCGCAGAGTTTGTCCGTCCTCGGGGATCGCCTCTATGCCCTCGCGGTCATGTGGGTCGTCTACGCCGCGACGGGCTCGGCGTCACTCATGGGCTTGGTCGCCGTGGCTGAGTCGCTGCCGTACATCGCCCTCGGCGCCGTGGGCCGGCGGATCGTCTCCCGCTTCTCCTCGTACCAGGCACTCGCATGGGTCGACGGGGCGCGGGCAGCGGTCGCGGTCGCGCTGCCGTTCCTGTGGTCGCCCGACGCTCGGGGCATCGCTCTGCTGCTCGCCGGTGTGCTGCTCCTCGGCGCGCTCGGGGCGCTGTTCGATCCCAACCTCGGCGCCCTGGTGCCCGATCTCGTCGAGCCCGAGCGGGTGCAGCAGATCACGGGTCTCCTCGACCTGACGGGCCGCATCGCCCGTATCGCGGGCCCGGCCAGCATCGGCCTACTGCTCCTCTTCGTCTCCGAGGTGCAGCTCTTCGCCTTGAACGGCGCGACGTTCGCTGTGTCCGCCGTGGCGCTGCGCTGGCTGGCTCGCCGCTACGCGACCTCGGCAGGCGAAGCTGCCGAGCGCCCTGGGGGTAGGGCACGGTCGTCCGTCCCGGCGGGGCCGGTGCTGCGTGAGCACCCGCTGGTCGGACTGGCGATCGGCCTGCACGGGGTAGCCCTGTTCTGCTCGGCCGTGACTGCCATCGGCATGCCGGCCCTGCTCGCCACCCGGTACGGGGCGGGCGCCGCGGTGTACGGACTCGTCACGGCGGCCGTGGGCGTCGGGGCGCTGCTCGGTAATCCCCTCGCGAGCAACCGGCGGTCGGGCGGCTGGCTGATCGTCTACTGCGGTGCGTGGGCTCTACAGGGCGCGGCGACCGCCTGCATGGGTCTGGTGCTCGACCTGCCCGCTCTGCTCCTGCTCGCCCTGCTGACGGGCATCGTCACCCCGGCTACGAGCGTCACCCTGCGCGCGCACCTCGGCACGTTCGCCCCGGCGGAACGGCTGCGCCTGATGTCCGTCGATCAGACGATCATCCGGGCCGGCGGCACGGCCGGAATGCTGGTTCTGCCATTTCTCGTTGATGTCTCCCCACGGCTTGCGTTCGGCGTGGGCGGCGGGACGGTCGTGCTCTCAGCTCTCATCGCGCTGCTCGTTGCCCGTCGACTGCGGCGCGAGCGGGCCCAGGCTGTGCCGTCGGGTCAACGCGGGGATGCCGTCGTCATCGACTAG
- a CDS encoding GNAT family N-acetyltransferase, with protein sequence MSQPAQAGVEQLDGPAAARAEEAFRLVYAEAFAEPPYDETETDVAAAFRRFRSQTRKATFRGALASTSDGEAVGMAYGYPLGPQTGWWDQLTVPVPDEMRREDGRRTFGLMELAVRAAWRRQGIARRLHDAVLDGTEAERVLLNVHPDSKAAVSAYRAWGYRKIGDARPWVGADLHDVMLLERH encoded by the coding sequence ATGAGTCAGCCAGCACAGGCCGGCGTCGAGCAGCTCGACGGGCCGGCCGCCGCCAGGGCCGAGGAAGCGTTCCGCCTGGTCTACGCCGAGGCGTTCGCCGAGCCGCCCTACGACGAGACCGAGACCGACGTCGCAGCAGCGTTCCGCCGTTTCCGTTCCCAGACCCGCAAGGCCACCTTCCGCGGCGCCCTGGCGAGCACCTCGGACGGCGAGGCCGTCGGCATGGCGTACGGCTACCCCCTCGGGCCGCAGACGGGCTGGTGGGACCAACTGACCGTGCCCGTGCCCGACGAGATGCGGCGCGAGGACGGTCGGCGGACGTTCGGCCTGATGGAACTCGCCGTGCGTGCCGCATGGCGCAGGCAGGGCATCGCCCGCCGCCTGCACGATGCCGTCCTCGACGGCACCGAGGCCGAGCGGGTTCTGCTCAACGTCCACCCGGACAGTAAGGCGGCTGTGTCCGCGTACCGGGCATGGGGATACCGCAAGATCGGCGACGCGCGCCCATGGGTGGGCGCGGACCTGCACGACGTGATGCTGCTCGAACGTCACTGA
- a CDS encoding phytanoyl-CoA dioxygenase family protein, protein MSAPLTISYTGPSPLGEDGYRTGLEWNTNSRAHARAAEVIAEHRAERTEVVLDAHLRSEWAAHAVRAPGLLAAVQETIGEAVAVETTFLMIKWPGREFRVPWHQDGTNRRMQLDPARSVAAWLAITDATTANGCLQVIPGSYASGYLSNDREVSSARRGRALGVQGMPDGPHDHGLWLPFDAGQACLMDVRLLHRSDSNTTAGARIGLNIRYVAPGAIRSSGAHSPSLYPLTGSGW, encoded by the coding sequence ATGAGCGCGCCCCTCACCATCAGCTACACGGGACCGAGCCCGCTCGGCGAGGACGGATACCGGACCGGGCTGGAGTGGAACACCAACAGCCGAGCCCACGCCCGAGCGGCCGAGGTCATCGCCGAGCACCGGGCCGAGCGGACCGAGGTCGTGCTCGACGCGCACCTGCGCTCAGAGTGGGCCGCGCACGCGGTACGCGCCCCCGGACTGCTTGCCGCCGTGCAGGAGACGATCGGCGAGGCGGTCGCCGTCGAGACCACCTTTCTGATGATCAAGTGGCCCGGCCGTGAGTTCCGCGTGCCCTGGCACCAGGACGGCACCAACCGACGGATGCAGCTCGACCCCGCCCGCTCGGTCGCGGCCTGGCTCGCCATTACCGACGCGACCACCGCAAACGGCTGCTTGCAGGTCATCCCTGGCTCATACGCCAGCGGCTACCTCAGCAACGACCGTGAGGTGAGCAGCGCCCGCCGAGGGAGAGCCCTCGGAGTGCAGGGCATGCCCGACGGACCGCACGACCACGGCCTATGGCTGCCGTTCGACGCCGGGCAGGCATGCCTGATGGACGTCCGACTCCTGCACCGCTCGGACAGCAACACGACCGCCGGCGCCCGGATCGGCCTGAACATCCGCTACGTCGCTCCCGGTGCCATCCGGTCGAGCGGCGCCCACAGCCCCAGCCTGTACCCGTTGACCGGGTCGGGCTGGTGA
- a CDS encoding TetR/AcrR family transcriptional regulator, with the protein MSDHTTSRRDRLRAQTSAEIKAIAMKLMADGGPSAISLRAIAREMGMTAGAIYSYFATRDDLITTLIGDVYTSAVDAAEAARDAVPESDPGGRILAWAEAMRDWALANPQGFRLIYGDPVPGYRPPADGPGNQAELRACNGLVGLVAAARPTVPALRSEGRAYHWDDFDPDLVAHVRKDFPDLPPAGLALTLSVWGRMHGLMALEIYGHLRTFIHDPATVYRDEMRDFTAALGLGPGS; encoded by the coding sequence GTGAGCGACCACACCACGAGCCGCCGCGACCGGCTGCGCGCCCAGACCAGCGCCGAAATCAAGGCGATCGCCATGAAACTCATGGCGGACGGCGGTCCGAGCGCCATCTCGCTACGCGCCATCGCCCGCGAGATGGGCATGACGGCCGGCGCGATCTACAGCTACTTCGCCACCCGCGACGACCTGATCACCACGCTCATCGGCGACGTCTACACCTCGGCGGTCGACGCCGCCGAGGCCGCCCGTGACGCGGTACCGGAAAGCGATCCGGGCGGCCGGATCCTGGCCTGGGCCGAAGCCATGCGCGACTGGGCGCTGGCCAACCCCCAGGGCTTCCGGCTGATCTACGGCGACCCGGTGCCCGGCTACCGCCCGCCCGCCGACGGCCCCGGCAACCAAGCCGAACTGCGCGCCTGCAACGGACTGGTCGGCCTCGTCGCCGCGGCCCGGCCGACGGTCCCGGCACTCCGGTCCGAGGGCCGTGCCTACCACTGGGACGACTTCGACCCGGACCTGGTAGCCCATGTCCGGAAGGACTTTCCGGATCTGCCACCGGCAGGCCTCGCGCTGACGCTGAGTGTGTGGGGCCGCATGCACGGGCTCATGGCCCTGGAGATCTACGGCCATCTGCGCACCTTCATCCACGACCCGGCCACCGTCTACCGCGACGAGATGCGCGACTTCACCGCCGCTCTCGGCCTCGGCCCCGGATCGTGA
- a CDS encoding TetR family transcriptional regulator codes for MTVGPAGAGGLRERKKQRTRDALARAALELFTTQGFEETTVDEIAEAADVSQRTFFRYYASKLEVAFAVQEAVEEHFLRSLRSRPPEEAPFEALRNSTLAAWDTMEEVIAEMVPVELHMRTYLVIESTPALLAAHIRRSLATEETISRIVAEREGLDADADPRPRLAVAAMSGALRVAARLWSEGSDHSVRAIRELAAYYLDHLTPALIGPWRD; via the coding sequence GTGACGGTCGGGCCGGCGGGGGCCGGCGGACTGCGCGAGCGCAAGAAGCAGCGGACCCGGGACGCGCTGGCGCGCGCGGCGCTGGAGCTGTTCACCACGCAGGGGTTCGAGGAGACGACGGTCGACGAGATCGCCGAGGCGGCGGATGTCTCCCAGCGCACCTTCTTCCGGTACTACGCCAGCAAGCTGGAGGTCGCCTTCGCCGTACAGGAGGCCGTCGAGGAGCACTTCCTCCGGTCGCTACGGAGCCGCCCGCCGGAGGAGGCCCCGTTCGAAGCGCTGCGGAACTCGACGCTGGCGGCCTGGGACACGATGGAGGAAGTGATCGCGGAGATGGTGCCGGTCGAACTCCATATGCGGACCTATCTGGTCATCGAGTCCACCCCCGCGCTGCTGGCCGCCCATATCCGCCGGTCGCTGGCGACGGAGGAGACGATCAGTCGCATCGTCGCCGAACGCGAGGGCCTCGACGCCGACGCGGACCCGCGGCCACGGCTCGCGGTGGCGGCGATGAGCGGTGCGCTGCGGGTGGCGGCCCGGCTGTGGAGCGAGGGCTCCGACCACAGCGTGCGGGCGATCCGCGAGCTGGCCGCGTATTACCTGGACCATCTGACACCGGCGCTCATCGGACCGTGGCGGGACTGA